One genomic region from Muriicola soli encodes:
- a CDS encoding LolA family protein codes for MKNIVPLLLILICSSFAYGQESLKAKALLDEVYNKVQSYDNIEVEFKYALENKEANINQETRGDVTLQGDKYLFNYLGSQQLYDGKKVYTVVPENEEVTIEDRSEEDNTITPSKMLTFYKSGHNYAWDILQNVQGRKIQYVKLTPIDTNSEIASILLGIDAQTKHIYKLIETGKNGTKTTITVNSFKTNQPLSKTLFTFDEAKYEDDGYYIIRN; via the coding sequence ATGAAAAATATAGTACCATTACTCCTAATCCTTATATGCAGTTCTTTTGCCTACGGCCAGGAGTCGCTGAAGGCAAAGGCCCTTCTCGATGAGGTTTACAACAAAGTACAGAGTTATGACAATATTGAGGTGGAATTTAAATATGCCCTGGAAAATAAGGAGGCCAATATCAATCAGGAAACCCGTGGTGATGTAACCTTGCAGGGCGACAAATACCTGTTCAATTATCTGGGTTCACAACAACTCTATGATGGAAAAAAGGTGTATACCGTAGTTCCGGAAAATGAGGAGGTCACTATAGAGGATCGCTCTGAGGAGGATAACACCATCACCCCTTCCAAGATGCTGACATTCTATAAATCTGGACATAATTACGCCTGGGATATTTTACAGAACGTACAGGGAAGAAAGATTCAATACGTGAAACTTACACCAATAGATACGAATTCAGAAATCGCATCCATCTTACTGGGTATCGATGCTCAAACTAAACATATCTACAAACTTATAGAGACAGGGAAAAACGGCACCAAGACCACCATCACTGTTAATTCTTTTAAAACCAATCAGCCGTTGTCGAAAACCTTATTTACTTTTGATGAAGCCAAGTACGAAGATGATGGGTACTATATTATAAGAAACTAG
- a CDS encoding ankyrin repeat domain-containing protein: MERKDFIRNAGAMGLIISTGAGWSFKPQDEEQLDRKMVQEFVGASHRDMDKVKEMLEAYPTLLNAAHDWKYGDFETGLGAASHVGYKELAKYFLEKGAQANIFTACLFGEFSLVKTMLDAFPQALHAKGPHGFTLLHHAEKGGDDALEVKEYLVSLGAVDKKIALY, from the coding sequence ATGGAACGCAAAGATTTTATCAGGAATGCCGGAGCAATGGGACTTATTATATCTACGGGGGCAGGATGGAGTTTTAAACCTCAGGATGAAGAGCAGCTCGATAGGAAAATGGTGCAGGAATTTGTCGGGGCTTCACATCGAGATATGGACAAGGTGAAAGAAATGCTCGAAGCCTACCCAACCCTGCTTAACGCTGCTCATGATTGGAAATACGGAGATTTTGAAACCGGCCTGGGGGCCGCGAGCCATGTAGGTTACAAGGAGCTGGCAAAGTACTTTCTTGAAAAAGGGGCGCAAGCCAATATCTTCACAGCCTGCCTTTTTGGGGAGTTCTCCCTCGTAAAAACAATGCTGGACGCATTTCCACAGGCCTTGCATGCCAAGGGACCTCATGGGTTCACATTATTACATCATGCAGAAAAGGGTGGGGACGATGCTCTTGAAGTTAAAGAATACCTGGTCTCACTTGGCGCGGTGGATAAGAAAATAGCCTTGTATTAG
- the tpx gene encoding thiol peroxidase, producing MATVHFKGTSASTAGELPALGSQAPSFELSQTDLSRINLESFKGKKLILNIFPSVDTGTCAQSVRTFNHEAAELDTTAVLCISKDLPFAQNRFCGAEGIENVIMLSDYMNDNFGKDYGIRFIDGPFEGLLARAVVVIDKEGKTVHSELVSNISDEPNYKAALEALYNG from the coding sequence ATGGCTACTGTACATTTTAAAGGAACATCCGCAAGTACCGCTGGTGAATTGCCTGCGCTTGGATCTCAAGCGCCATCGTTTGAGCTTTCTCAGACCGACTTATCACGAATAAATTTGGAATCATTCAAAGGTAAAAAGCTCATTCTAAATATTTTTCCCTCCGTAGATACGGGTACCTGTGCCCAATCTGTCCGTACTTTCAACCATGAAGCCGCAGAACTTGACACTACAGCAGTTCTCTGTATATCCAAAGACCTGCCTTTTGCGCAGAATCGATTTTGTGGAGCGGAAGGTATTGAAAACGTCATCATGTTGAGTGATTATATGAACGACAATTTTGGTAAGGACTATGGAATACGCTTTATTGACGGGCCTTTTGAGGGCCTTCTCGCGAGAGCTGTAGTCGTAATTGACAAAGAAGGTAAAACAGTTCATTCGGAATTGGTGAGCAACATAAGTGATGAGCCCAACTACAAAGCTGCCCTTGAAGCCCTTTACAATGGCTGA
- the nhaC gene encoding Na+/H+ antiporter NhaC gives MTAKKSNAHRENEHIVDNKELNIWEALIPVFALVAMLAYNVYVFGDNAISGSNQFILLMGGAVAAIVGFFNKVSYKQMLAEVAENVKSTTGALLILLMVGALAGTWLVSGIIPAMIYYGLQILNPTIFLAACIIICAIISIATGSSWTTAATVGIALIGIGDALGISPGMTAGAVLSGAYFGDKMSPLSDTTNLAPAMAGGDLFGHIRYMTYTTVPTITVTLIVFIIIGLNLETTGVADTESILSSIEATFNINGWLFLVPLVVILLIVKKAPPLMALLIGTLLGGAFALFFQPDIVASLTGAKELTFENGYKGILNAITINTTIATDNPALNDLFSAKGMAGMLGTIWLIVCAMVFGGIMDGIGALSRITTALLGLAKTTFGLFASTVGSCIALNITASDQYLAIVVPGKMFAKAYKDRGLAPENLSRTLEDSGTVTSVLIPWNTCGAYHSGVLGVSVADYFFYAIFNWLSPMVTLTFAALKIKIKQLSESPASSVA, from the coding sequence ATGACGGCCAAAAAATCTAATGCACACAGGGAGAATGAACATATTGTCGATAACAAGGAACTAAACATTTGGGAAGCACTGATCCCCGTTTTCGCCCTGGTGGCTATGTTGGCCTACAATGTCTACGTTTTTGGGGATAATGCCATTAGTGGTTCCAATCAGTTTATCTTATTGATGGGCGGAGCAGTTGCTGCAATTGTAGGGTTTTTTAATAAGGTTTCCTACAAACAAATGCTGGCCGAAGTAGCCGAAAATGTAAAGTCGACCACCGGAGCCCTTCTCATCCTTCTTATGGTAGGTGCGCTTGCAGGTACCTGGTTGGTCAGTGGCATCATTCCTGCAATGATCTATTACGGTTTGCAAATTCTCAATCCGACCATTTTTCTGGCAGCCTGCATCATTATTTGTGCGATCATATCTATAGCTACAGGAAGCAGCTGGACCACTGCCGCTACTGTAGGTATTGCCCTGATCGGAATTGGCGACGCTTTAGGGATTTCACCCGGCATGACCGCAGGGGCCGTACTTTCAGGCGCCTATTTTGGAGACAAAATGTCTCCTCTTTCCGATACTACAAACCTGGCACCGGCGATGGCCGGAGGTGATTTGTTTGGTCATATTCGATACATGACCTATACTACGGTCCCAACCATAACGGTTACTTTAATCGTCTTTATTATTATCGGGCTCAACCTCGAGACCACGGGAGTAGCCGATACGGAGAGTATACTTTCATCAATAGAAGCTACCTTCAATATCAATGGCTGGTTATTTCTTGTTCCCCTTGTAGTTATTCTGTTGATTGTCAAGAAAGCCCCTCCTCTGATGGCCCTTTTGATTGGAACTCTTTTAGGTGGCGCTTTTGCCCTCTTTTTTCAGCCGGATATTGTCGCCAGCTTAACCGGGGCAAAAGAACTCACCTTCGAAAATGGGTACAAAGGGATCCTTAACGCCATCACTATAAATACAACAATAGCTACTGACAATCCTGCTTTAAACGACCTGTTCTCTGCCAAGGGCATGGCCGGGATGTTGGGCACAATCTGGCTCATAGTCTGTGCCATGGTCTTTGGAGGAATCATGGATGGGATAGGTGCCCTATCCAGAATCACAACAGCCCTCCTTGGGTTGGCGAAAACTACATTTGGACTGTTTGCCAGTACTGTGGGCAGCTGTATTGCACTTAACATAACCGCCTCAGACCAATACCTTGCGATTGTTGTTCCGGGGAAAATGTTTGCCAAGGCTTATAAAGACCGGGGCCTCGCACCGGAAAATCTCAGTCGGACCTTGGAAGATTCCGGCACGGTAACTTCTGTTCTTATTCCCTGGAATACCTGTGGGGCATATCACAGTGGCGTATTGGGGGTAAGTGTGGCTGACTACTTCTTCTACGCTATTTTCAACTGGTTGAGTCCTATGGTGACCCTTACTTTTGCCGCCTTAAAGATCAAGATCAAACAACTTTCTGAGAGCCCTGCTAGTTCAGTCGCATAA
- a CDS encoding Lrp/AsnC family transcriptional regulator, translating into MKLDQLDKQLLGLLQDDCKRTTKAYANQLGLSTTAVYERIKKLEREGVIKKYVALIDKQRVEMDFTVLCHVKLSRHIKEYVLQFEREVLQLEEVSECHHVSGDYDYILKIHVTNMAAYREFMVTKLTALNNIGSTQSSFLINEVKASTAISLG; encoded by the coding sequence ATGAAATTAGATCAGTTAGATAAGCAATTGCTGGGGTTATTACAGGACGATTGCAAAAGGACCACAAAAGCCTACGCTAATCAGTTAGGACTATCCACCACCGCCGTATATGAGAGGATCAAAAAACTTGAGCGTGAGGGGGTGATCAAAAAATATGTCGCTCTTATTGATAAGCAGCGTGTGGAAATGGACTTCACCGTTCTCTGTCATGTAAAATTGAGTCGGCACATCAAAGAATACGTGCTGCAGTTTGAGCGGGAAGTACTGCAACTAGAAGAGGTATCCGAATGCCATCACGTGAGTGGTGATTATGATTACATCTTAAAGATCCACGTAACCAACATGGCGGCCTATCGTGAATTCATGGTAACCAAATTAACGGCTCTCAACAATATAGGCAGTACCCAGAGTTCTTTTCTGATCAATGAGGTAAAAGCTTCTACTGCAATTTCCCTGGGCTAA
- the ribB gene encoding 3,4-dihydroxy-2-butanone-4-phosphate synthase, whose translation MVSKVKEIRLNTIEEAIEDIRNGKVVIVVDDENRENEGDFIAAAEKVSPEMINFMAMHGRGLICTPLTESRCEELDLDMMVQNNTVLHHTQFTVSVDLIGHGCTTGISVHDRAKTIKALVDPETKPHHLGRPGHIFPLRAKNGGVLRRTGHTEAAVDLARLAGFQPAGILVEILNEDGTMARLPHLSEVAKKFDLKLISIEDLIAYRMQHDSLIQKKECFEVETRFGHFTLHAYQQTTNEQVHIALTKGFWKRNDAVLTRINSTLVNNDILGTLTNNAEKKLDDMFQAINNEGTGAIVFINQTSESLNLLNRLRGLKENQEKGIMKAPGIDMDTKDFGIGAQILHDLNISKMKVLTNSGKTKRVGIVGYGLEILEYVAY comes from the coding sequence ATGGTGAGCAAAGTAAAAGAAATACGCCTGAATACAATTGAGGAAGCCATTGAAGACATTCGCAATGGCAAGGTAGTTATCGTGGTTGATGATGAGAACAGGGAAAATGAGGGCGATTTTATTGCAGCCGCTGAAAAGGTGAGTCCGGAAATGATCAACTTTATGGCCATGCATGGTCGGGGATTGATCTGCACTCCCTTGACTGAGTCGAGATGCGAAGAGCTCGACCTCGATATGATGGTGCAAAATAATACAGTACTTCACCATACTCAGTTTACCGTTTCTGTTGATCTGATCGGGCATGGATGTACCACCGGGATTTCCGTTCACGACAGAGCAAAGACCATCAAGGCTCTGGTAGATCCTGAAACGAAGCCGCATCACCTGGGGAGACCGGGACATATATTCCCTTTAAGGGCAAAGAACGGCGGCGTATTAAGGAGAACAGGGCATACAGAGGCCGCAGTAGACCTCGCAAGACTGGCGGGCTTTCAACCTGCCGGGATTTTAGTGGAAATTCTAAATGAGGACGGGACTATGGCACGCCTGCCTCATCTATCGGAAGTGGCAAAAAAGTTTGATCTGAAATTGATATCCATAGAAGACCTCATTGCTTATCGAATGCAGCACGACAGTCTTATCCAGAAGAAAGAGTGCTTTGAAGTGGAAACCCGATTCGGACATTTTACACTTCACGCCTACCAGCAAACCACCAATGAGCAAGTGCATATTGCTTTAACTAAAGGCTTTTGGAAACGCAATGATGCGGTCTTAACTCGAATCAATTCTACCTTGGTCAATAACGATATCCTCGGGACACTCACTAACAATGCCGAAAAGAAACTCGACGATATGTTCCAAGCCATTAACAATGAAGGTACGGGAGCCATCGTTTTTATCAATCAGACCAGTGAATCGCTGAATTTGTTGAACCGACTCCGCGGGCTCAAAGAAAACCAGGAGAAAGGGATTATGAAAGCCCCTGGAATAGATATGGATACCAAGGATTTTGGTATTGGAGCTCAAATTCTTCACGACCTGAATATCAGCAAGATGAAGGTCCTTACCAACAGCGGGAAGACAAAACGCGTGGGAATTGTGGGCTACGGCCTGGAAATACTTGAATACGTTGCCTACTAG
- a CDS encoding diacylglycerol kinase — protein MAEESMFKNRLKGFVYALKGAILLLRTESSIQVQFILALVMTAAGFYFDISAVEWMLQILAIGLVMGVEGVNTAIEKLSDYIQPNHDPKIGFVKDISAGAVMFVAIASVIIGLIIYLPKIF, from the coding sequence ATGGCTGAAGAATCGATGTTTAAAAACCGTTTAAAAGGATTTGTCTACGCCCTAAAAGGCGCCATCTTACTCCTGCGTACCGAAAGCAGCATACAGGTCCAGTTTATCCTTGCCCTTGTAATGACAGCGGCGGGGTTTTATTTTGATATTTCCGCAGTGGAATGGATGTTGCAAATCCTGGCAATAGGTCTGGTAATGGGAGTTGAAGGTGTTAATACTGCGATTGAAAAATTATCGGACTACATCCAGCCCAATCACGATCCTAAGATCGGATTTGTAAAAGACATCTCGGCCGGGGCAGTAATGTTTGTGGCCATTGCCTCAGTCATCATAGGTCTTATCATCTATCTCCCAAAAATATTTTAG
- a CDS encoding heparan-alpha-glucosaminide N-acetyltransferase domain-containing protein — MEQKTNRLYFIDAMRAWAILMMLQGHFVDGLLDPVYRDPGNGLYSLWLYFRGITAPVFFTVSGFIFTYLLIRVPQTGFDNPRIKKGLKRGLQLLFIGYLLRLNLFGLFEGKLYSTFFLVDVLHCIGISIMTIIAVYLLTARLKKWLFPFSLLGITFVLFLFEPLYATWTYSAWPEAIANYLTRNNGSVFTIIPWVGYTALGGFLAVLFKRHLSNKNLYTRAIWLSLILGLSLVYFSSPFFYFFYELSGISLFKDIVTNNYLFIRLGDVLIVFAVFMLLRKSIIRPTLLRIGQNTLSIYIIHFVILYGSFTGLGLYRFFHQSLSPVMAISGAIAFMVVCSYAALTYDKHEATIKGRMHSIRRRVIVPFLRLYYAISQALILLQDRILRLFNTSKG, encoded by the coding sequence ATGGAACAAAAGACGAACCGACTTTATTTTATAGATGCCATGAGGGCCTGGGCTATCCTGATGATGCTTCAAGGTCATTTTGTGGATGGCTTGCTGGATCCGGTTTACAGAGATCCGGGGAATGGTCTTTATTCGTTATGGCTTTATTTCAGGGGAATTACAGCCCCCGTGTTCTTTACTGTTTCAGGATTTATTTTTACCTATTTACTGATTAGAGTACCACAAACCGGTTTCGACAATCCAAGGATCAAAAAAGGTCTGAAGCGTGGGTTGCAACTCCTGTTCATTGGATATCTTCTGAGATTAAACCTTTTCGGGCTGTTTGAAGGTAAACTTTACAGTACTTTTTTCTTAGTAGACGTTCTCCATTGCATTGGTATTTCGATTATGACCATCATTGCAGTATATCTGCTCACTGCGAGACTTAAAAAGTGGTTATTCCCCTTTTCTTTATTGGGCATTACGTTTGTACTTTTCCTTTTTGAGCCGCTGTATGCAACGTGGACTTATTCAGCCTGGCCTGAAGCAATTGCCAATTACCTTACAAGAAATAACGGTTCGGTTTTCACCATAATCCCATGGGTTGGATATACGGCATTAGGAGGATTTTTAGCCGTATTGTTTAAAAGGCACCTCTCGAATAAGAATTTGTATACCAGAGCGATTTGGTTATCCCTGATATTAGGGTTAAGCCTTGTGTACTTTTCTTCCCCTTTCTTTTATTTCTTTTACGAACTTAGCGGGATTTCTCTCTTTAAAGATATTGTCACTAACAACTATCTCTTTATAAGATTAGGAGATGTTCTTATCGTTTTTGCGGTATTTATGCTGCTTCGGAAATCGATAATCAGGCCTACATTACTGAGAATTGGACAGAACACGCTTTCCATCTACATCATTCACTTTGTGATTCTCTATGGCAGTTTTACCGGCCTTGGGTTGTATCGATTTTTTCATCAAAGCCTTAGTCCCGTAATGGCAATTAGTGGGGCAATAGCATTTATGGTTGTCTGCTCCTATGCAGCACTTACTTACGATAAACATGAAGCTACCATCAAAGGCAGAATGCATTCTATTCGAAGAAGGGTAATAGTGCCGTTCCTGCGTTTGTATTACGCAATATCACAAGCCCTTATACTACTGCAAGACAGAATATTAAGGCTATTTAATACAAGTAAAGGTTAA
- the tilS gene encoding tRNA lysidine(34) synthetase TilS, with product MIKEFRNHIAKSHPQLLDRPGLVACSAGIDSVVLAHLCAASGIHFALAHCNFLLRGEQSIEDEQFVKDLAMKMEVSFHSTQFDAAAYANQQGISIQMAARDLRYHWFNELTNQNNYTWVLTAHHLDDALETFIINLSRGTGIEGLSGIPEENNRVIRPLLPFTREQITAYALQNNISWREDQTNEDTKYLRNKVRHEVVPSLKELHPTFMKNFGNTLQYLSGSALILSAHVNSVKEQIFIPYHQGYKIPLEALKKLRPTESYLYEIFKTYGFTSWRDITGLLTAMSGKEVRSKTHRLIKDRQHLILQELIEESAISEDNEIPDISGDLPLEIKIEEVEEIEEKNNTILYLDKETLNHRLTVRKWKKGDYFYPLGMDGRKKVSKFFKDEKMDAVAKENQWLLCCGDDIVWVIGRRADDRFKITAKTRHILKVTLEE from the coding sequence GTGATAAAAGAATTCAGGAATCATATTGCAAAATCCCACCCACAACTGTTAGACCGTCCCGGTCTAGTGGCCTGTAGTGCGGGTATTGATAGTGTGGTTCTCGCGCATTTATGTGCCGCCTCAGGGATTCATTTTGCATTAGCGCATTGTAATTTTTTACTAAGAGGGGAGCAGAGCATCGAAGATGAGCAGTTTGTCAAGGATTTAGCTATGAAAATGGAGGTAAGCTTTCATTCTACTCAATTTGATGCGGCAGCTTATGCCAATCAGCAAGGGATATCCATACAAATGGCAGCGCGGGACTTGCGATATCATTGGTTCAATGAATTGACGAACCAAAATAATTATACCTGGGTGCTTACGGCTCATCATCTGGATGACGCCCTTGAAACTTTTATTATCAATCTATCCAGAGGCACAGGTATAGAGGGTTTGAGTGGAATTCCCGAGGAAAACAACAGAGTAATCAGGCCTTTACTTCCTTTCACCCGAGAGCAGATCACAGCGTACGCTTTGCAAAATAATATTTCCTGGAGGGAAGACCAGACGAATGAAGACACTAAATATTTGCGAAATAAGGTGAGGCATGAAGTGGTTCCTTCTTTAAAAGAACTGCATCCCACCTTTATGAAGAACTTCGGAAACACCCTGCAATATCTTTCGGGATCAGCCCTGATCCTATCTGCCCATGTGAACAGCGTTAAGGAACAGATTTTTATTCCTTATCACCAGGGGTATAAAATACCATTGGAGGCTCTGAAGAAATTACGGCCAACAGAAAGCTACTTGTATGAAATTTTTAAAACCTATGGCTTTACCTCTTGGAGAGACATTACAGGTTTGTTGACGGCCATGAGTGGAAAAGAGGTGCGATCAAAAACACACCGATTGATCAAGGATAGGCAACATCTAATCTTACAGGAATTGATTGAAGAATCGGCGATAAGTGAAGATAATGAAATCCCTGATATTTCCGGAGACCTCCCACTAGAGATCAAGATCGAGGAAGTGGAAGAGATAGAAGAAAAGAATAATACCATACTATACCTGGATAAAGAAACGTTAAACCATAGACTCACTGTTAGGAAATGGAAAAAAGGCGACTACTTTTACCCTTTGGGAATGGATGGCAGAAAGAAAGTGTCCAAATTTTTTAAAGATGAAAAAATGGATGCGGTTGCCAAAGAAAACCAGTGGCTGCTTTGTTGCGGAGACGATATTGTCTGGGTCATAGGCAGAAGGGCCGACGATCGGTTTAAGATCACCGCAAAAACAAGGCACATCCTTAAGGTTACTTTAGAAGAATGA
- a CDS encoding NADPH-dependent FMN reductase: protein MSKILAFAGSNSSTSINYQLVKHTISLIEGHEIQTMNMAVFDLPMFSVDHEKEFGYANSLAELRDDIHKCDGLLLSVNEHNGNPSAYFKNLIDWLSRLERNFLENTKVFLMSTSPGRGGASSSLAKTADMLPRFGGEVVTTFSLPSFNHTFNSEKGIFESEKAREHREALDTWLNSL from the coding sequence ATGAGTAAAATATTGGCTTTTGCCGGGAGTAATTCCTCTACCTCCATCAATTATCAACTTGTAAAACACACCATTTCACTTATAGAAGGGCATGAAATACAAACCATGAATATGGCTGTGTTTGACTTACCTATGTTCAGTGTAGACCATGAAAAGGAGTTTGGATATGCCAATTCTCTTGCTGAACTCAGGGATGATATCCATAAATGCGATGGTCTCCTGCTGTCTGTAAATGAACATAACGGCAATCCGTCAGCTTACTTTAAAAATCTAATCGACTGGCTTTCCAGACTGGAGAGAAATTTTCTTGAAAATACCAAAGTCTTTCTGATGAGCACCTCTCCCGGACGTGGAGGGGCAAGTAGTTCACTGGCTAAGACTGCAGATATGCTACCGAGATTTGGAGGTGAAGTTGTAACCACTTTTTCCCTACCTTCTTTTAATCACACTTTTAATTCAGAAAAGGGAATATTTGAATCCGAAAAAGCAAGAGAACATAGGGAAGCCCTCGATACGTGGCTAAACAGTCTTTGA
- a CDS encoding FtsK/SpoIIIE family DNA translocase translates to MATKKKKSKPTAKKKRTSFRFSRQNKIILGSLLILLSIALFFSFISFYFTWQQDQSLLTEFANRNEQAKNLLNKFGASVSYYVMYRGFGLASFILPFLLCLTGLYLFLSIPGKALWNKWVWGLLLLIWTSIALGFFAESQPLLGGLVGYEMNDFLQDYTGKIGVFLILLFMLTVILVRLFKITPEGIARFFKSKSASLASDFKRKKKDYSDPLMPEEKDTEVVLDTYTHKKDIPHLETLPEEKAEAVSATTAEKKEDEIAMEVSTVAEEKEESDILSDKLVADFGEFDPTLELSNYKFPHLDLLDQHGFTGGITINQEELEENKNKIVETLKNYKIGIAQIKATIGPTVTLYEIVPEAGIRISKIKNLEDDIALSLAALGIRIIAPIPGKGTIGIEVPNKKATTVSMRSVIASSKFQKAEMQLPIAFGKTISNETFVVDLAKMPHLLMAGATGQGKSVGLNAVITSLLYKKHPAEVKFILVDPKKVELTLYNKIERHFLAKLPDSAEAIITDNTKVIHTLNSLCIEMDNRYELLKSAMVRNIKEYNVKFKARKLNPNDGHMFLPYIVLVIDEFADLIMTAGKEVETPIARLAQLARAIGIHLIIATQRPSVNVITGIIKANFPARLAFRVTSKIDSRTILDFQGADQLIGRGDMLFTQGNDITRIQCAFVDTPEVAKITEYIGSQRGYASAHLLPEYSGEDSGTGIDIDIAERDAMFRDAAEVIVTAQQGSASLIQRKLKLGYNRAGRIIDQLEAAGIVGPFEGSKARAVLVPDMYALDKKLNEETK, encoded by the coding sequence ATGGCGACCAAGAAAAAAAAGTCTAAACCTACGGCTAAAAAAAAACGAACCTCTTTCAGGTTTTCGAGGCAGAATAAGATCATTTTGGGAAGCCTTTTGATCTTGCTTAGTATAGCCCTGTTTTTTTCATTTATCTCTTTTTATTTTACCTGGCAGCAAGACCAGAGTTTGCTCACTGAATTTGCCAATCGCAATGAACAGGCTAAAAATCTGTTGAATAAATTTGGTGCCAGCGTAAGCTATTACGTAATGTACAGAGGTTTTGGTCTGGCTTCTTTTATCCTCCCCTTCTTATTGTGCCTTACCGGCCTCTACCTTTTTCTCAGCATACCCGGAAAAGCCTTGTGGAATAAATGGGTTTGGGGTCTTCTGTTATTGATTTGGACTTCAATTGCCTTGGGATTCTTTGCCGAATCACAGCCTTTACTTGGCGGACTTGTGGGCTATGAAATGAATGATTTCCTTCAGGATTACACGGGTAAAATAGGTGTTTTTCTTATCCTGCTTTTTATGCTAACTGTTATTCTGGTAAGGCTATTTAAGATTACCCCTGAGGGAATTGCCCGATTCTTTAAGTCAAAGTCGGCCTCCCTGGCTTCAGATTTTAAACGAAAGAAAAAAGATTACTCAGATCCTTTGATGCCGGAGGAAAAAGACACAGAAGTGGTACTGGACACTTATACCCACAAAAAAGACATTCCACACCTGGAGACACTTCCTGAAGAAAAAGCTGAAGCTGTCTCCGCCACAACAGCAGAGAAGAAGGAAGACGAAATTGCCATGGAGGTGAGCACAGTAGCCGAAGAGAAAGAAGAAAGCGACATCCTTTCTGATAAGCTAGTTGCCGATTTTGGTGAGTTCGACCCTACTCTGGAACTGAGCAATTACAAATTTCCTCATCTCGACCTCCTGGACCAACACGGGTTTACCGGCGGTATTACGATTAACCAGGAGGAGCTGGAGGAAAATAAAAACAAGATTGTTGAGACACTTAAAAATTACAAAATAGGAATTGCCCAGATCAAGGCAACAATAGGTCCTACGGTAACGCTTTATGAAATTGTGCCTGAGGCGGGCATTCGAATCTCCAAAATTAAAAACCTGGAAGATGATATTGCCCTTTCCCTGGCTGCACTGGGAATTAGGATTATTGCCCCTATACCGGGTAAGGGTACTATTGGAATTGAAGTTCCCAATAAGAAAGCGACTACCGTTTCCATGCGGTCAGTTATCGCATCCAGTAAATTTCAGAAGGCTGAAATGCAATTGCCCATTGCCTTTGGAAAGACGATCAGCAATGAAACTTTTGTAGTTGATCTGGCTAAAATGCCCCACTTATTGATGGCCGGGGCTACCGGACAAGGGAAATCGGTTGGCCTGAATGCCGTAATTACCTCCTTACTCTACAAAAAACACCCTGCAGAGGTCAAGTTTATCCTCGTTGACCCAAAAAAGGTAGAATTGACGCTCTACAATAAGATCGAACGGCATTTTCTGGCCAAATTACCGGATTCAGCTGAGGCAATTATCACAGACAATACGAAAGTGATCCACACCCTGAACTCACTTTGTATTGAAATGGACAACCGTTACGAGCTGTTGAAATCGGCTATGGTAAGGAATATCAAGGAATACAATGTAAAGTTTAAGGCGAGGAAGCTCAATCCTAACGATGGCCACATGTTCCTACCTTATATCGTTCTGGTGATCGATGAGTTTGCCGATTTGATCATGACCGCAGGCAAGGAAGTGGAAACACCGATAGCCCGTCTAGCTCAATTGGCCAGGGCAATAGGCATACATTTGATCATCGCAACACAACGGCCGTCGGTGAATGTGATTACCGGGATCATCAAGGCGAACTTCCCTGCTCGTCTGGCATTCAGGGTGACTTCTAAAATTGATTCAAGAACTATTCTTGACTTTCAAGGGGCGGATCAGCTTATTGGGCGGGGCGACATGCTTTTCACACAAGGAAACGACATCACACGCATCCAATGCGCCTTTGTAGACACCCCTGAAGTAGCAAAAATCACGGAATACATCGGTTCACAACGAGGCTACGCCAGCGCACATCTCCTGCCGGAGTATTCCGGTGAAGATTCTGGCACAGGTATTGATATTGATATCGCGGAGAGAGACGCCATGTTCAGGGATGCAGCAGAGGTTATTGTAACGGCACAACAAGGATCGGCTTCTCTTATCCAGCGAAAGCTAAAACTGGGGTACAACAGGGCGGGAAGGATCATTGATCAACTTGAAGCTGCCGGAATTGTAGGCCCCTTTGAAGGCAGTAAGGCAAGGGCAGTACTGGTTCCTGATATGTACGCCCTCGACAAGAAATTAAATGAAGAAACAAAATAA